The Thomasclavelia ramosa DSM 1402 genome includes a region encoding these proteins:
- a CDS encoding type I restriction-modification system subunit M, with amino-acid sequence MSSAAQRAELQSQIWKIANEVRGSVDGWDFKQYVLGTLFYRFISENFSNYIEGGDDSINYAELDDSIITKEIKEDAIKTKGYFIYPSQLFCNIAKNANTNDSLNTDLAKIFSAIESSASGYPSESDIKGLFADFDTTSNRLGNTVKDKNSRLAAVIKGVEGLSFGKFEENQIDLFGDAYEFLISNYAANAGKSGGEFFTPQSVSKLIAKLAMHGQSTINKIYDPAAGSGSLLLQAKKQFDEHIIEDGFFGQEINHTTYNLARMNMFLHNVNYDKFNIALGNTLLNPQFGDEKPFDAIVSNPPYSIPWIGNSDPTLINDVRFAPAGVLAPKSKADFAFVLHALSYLSSRGRAAIVCFPGIFYRGGAEQKIRKYLVDNNFVEAVISLAPNLFFGTSIAVNILVLSKHKTETKTQFIDASGEDYFKKETNNNILTEEHINAILELFANKKDIDHVSKSVDNSEISLENYNLSVSTYVEAKDTREVIDIVELNAKIKKTVANIDRLRTEIDEIIAEIEVQ; translated from the coding sequence ATGTCAAGTGCAGCACAAAGAGCAGAATTACAATCACAGATATGGAAAATAGCAAATGAAGTCAGAGGGTCAGTTGACGGATGGGACTTTAAACAATATGTATTAGGAACCCTTTTTTACCGTTTTATTAGTGAGAACTTTTCAAATTATATTGAAGGAGGGGACGATAGTATTAACTATGCAGAATTAGATGATAGTATTATTACAAAAGAAATAAAAGAAGATGCAATTAAGACAAAAGGATATTTTATATATCCCAGCCAATTATTTTGCAACATTGCAAAAAATGCAAACACAAATGATAGTTTGAATACAGATTTAGCAAAGATATTTTCAGCAATTGAAAGTTCTGCAAGTGGATATCCTTCTGAATCAGATATCAAAGGTTTATTCGCTGATTTTGATACAACAAGTAATAGGCTAGGAAATACAGTTAAAGATAAAAATAGTCGTTTAGCAGCTGTAATTAAGGGAGTTGAAGGGCTTAGTTTTGGTAAATTCGAAGAAAATCAAATAGACTTATTTGGGGATGCTTATGAATTTTTAATCTCTAACTATGCTGCTAATGCTGGAAAGTCTGGAGGAGAGTTTTTTACACCACAAAGTGTATCTAAACTTATAGCAAAACTTGCAATGCATGGTCAATCTACAATTAATAAAATTTACGATCCAGCAGCAGGTTCGGGTTCTTTATTATTACAAGCAAAGAAACAGTTTGATGAGCATATTATTGAAGATGGTTTCTTTGGACAAGAAATTAATCATACAACCTATAATCTTGCTCGTATGAATATGTTTTTGCATAATGTTAACTATGATAAATTTAATATAGCACTAGGTAATACCCTATTAAATCCACAATTTGGAGATGAGAAACCATTTGATGCAATCGTATCAAACCCTCCTTATTCAATACCATGGATTGGTAACAGTGATCCAACTCTTATTAATGATGTACGTTTTGCACCAGCAGGGGTACTTGCACCAAAATCTAAAGCTGATTTTGCTTTTGTGCTTCATGCATTAAGTTATCTTTCAAGTAGAGGGCGAGCAGCAATTGTATGTTTTCCGGGTATCTTCTATCGTGGTGGAGCAGAGCAAAAAATTAGAAAGTATTTAGTTGATAATAACTTTGTAGAAGCTGTTATTTCACTTGCACCTAATCTATTTTTTGGAACATCAATTGCAGTTAATATATTAGTGCTTTCAAAACACAAAACGGAAACTAAAACTCAGTTTATAGATGCAAGTGGTGAAGATTATTTCAAAAAAGAAACAAACAATAATATTTTAACAGAAGAACATATCAATGCTATTTTAGAGCTGTTTGCTAATAAAAAAGATATCGATCATGTTTCAAAATCTGTAGATAATAGTGAGATATCATTAGAAAATTATAATCTTTCGGTAAGTACTTATGTTGAGGCTAAGGATACAAGAGAAGTTATCGATATAGTTGAATTAAATGCTAAAATTAAAAAAACAGTGGCTAACATAGATAGACTTCGTACTGAGATTGATGAGATAATTGCAGAAATCGAGGTGCAATAA
- a CDS encoding restriction endonuclease subunit S, translated as MSKLNELINELCPDGVVLKPLFKLVTINTPSIKILSKNILITGDYPVINQGSDYISGYTNDKTALFPKNEYIIFGDHTEIIKYVDFPFAQGADGIKILTSKNINCKYLYYCFVNFYKTTGKYTRHWSAAKNTLIPFPPLPVQEEIVRILDNFTELTAELTAELTAELTARKKQYEYYRDSLLTFGDDVERKPLREIATIIRGGNFQKKDFTEKGIPCIHYGQIYTRYGLSATKTITFIDGDVAKKSKFANTNDIIMAVTSENIEDVCKCVVWLGEEKVAISGHTAIIKHNQNAKFLAYYFHTAMFFKDKKKLAHGTKVIEVTPSKLGDIIVPLPSLSEQQRIVDILDRFDTLCNDISKGLPAEIAERQKQYEYYRNKLLTFKNINAEV; from the coding sequence ATGAGTAAACTAAATGAGCTAATAAATGAATTATGTCCTGATGGAGTAGTCTTGAAACCTTTGTTTAAACTTGTAACAATTAATACACCATCAATTAAAATATTATCTAAAAATATTTTAATTACAGGTGATTATCCTGTAATAAATCAAGGTAGCGATTACATAAGTGGTTATACAAATGATAAAACTGCATTATTTCCTAAAAATGAATATATAATTTTTGGAGATCATACAGAGATAATAAAATATGTCGATTTTCCATTTGCACAAGGCGCAGATGGAATAAAAATATTGACAAGTAAAAATATTAATTGCAAATACTTGTACTATTGCTTTGTTAATTTTTATAAGACAACTGGAAAATATACTCGTCACTGGAGTGCTGCTAAAAATACATTAATTCCTTTCCCACCTTTACCAGTACAAGAGGAAATTGTGCGTATTTTGGATAATTTCACAGAGCTTACAGCAGAGCTTACAGCAGAGCTTACAGCAGAGCTTACAGCAAGAAAAAAACAGTATGAGTATTATAGGGATAGCTTACTTACCTTTGGTGATGATGTTGAAAGGAAACCGCTTAGGGAAATTGCTACAATTATCAGAGGTGGTAATTTTCAAAAGAAAGATTTTACAGAGAAGGGGATACCTTGTATTCATTATGGGCAAATATATACAAGATATGGTTTATCTGCTACTAAAACTATAACCTTTATAGATGGAGATGTTGCAAAAAAATCTAAATTTGCGAATACAAATGATATTATAATGGCTGTTACAAGTGAAAATATAGAAGATGTTTGTAAATGTGTTGTGTGGTTAGGTGAGGAAAAAGTTGCAATAAGTGGTCACACTGCAATAATCAAACACAATCAGAATGCAAAGTTTCTTGCATATTATTTTCATACTGCTATGTTTTTTAAAGATAAGAAAAAACTAGCTCATGGTACAAAAGTTATAGAGGTCACACCAAGTAAATTAGGTGATATTATAGTACCGCTTCCATCTTTATCTGAGCAACAACGTATTGTTGACATTCTTGATCGTTTTGACACACTTTGTAACGATATTTCTAAAGGACTTCCTGCTGAAATAGCGGAGAGACAAAAACAATACGAATATTATAGGAATAAACTTTTAACGTTTAAGAATATAAATGCTGAGGTATAG